A single window of Bombus pascuorum chromosome 1, iyBomPasc1.1, whole genome shotgun sequence DNA harbors:
- the LOC132914479 gene encoding F-box/LRR-repeat protein 4 isoform X1 — MISHDEIKVEVVPIDGEKIGGKEETVVFVEQFVKDVCDFSSQYGSNISISYTAYNIAGNPSKFPDYGDFPQAFVMRTYGQWWDRAPSRLMDYMPQNNIDVTSQDYIDLEYYQEVYPIRVSIYETYNPGSVIGIWAQNSEGKWYQLWNGFPQVVPHKPRIFSPYLQLCNFKTKMIRLEFNHSLLDYYTELDAVLLIGTSELIVPNNLHNQNLNDLSKELGYLKQSDDDIYNLTPDYLKANQDLTVLKKTLSEHCKLFKSKGIDNISKGKLVSKIGQHYQSVPPIEEAFKSLQQFLQEDFPKLIRDIHHSIPNTLNEQDNSLKERFSVASTDFENQPCGTFSALPDETVLKILKNLDLRSLCCLCRVNKHFNNIARDALLYTSLNLKPYWHCLDTSALNSLAPRCHYLQQLDLSWCGNYNMIKYQDFINFLHISGSVLTHLRLNCCQFVNDAIIFEISKLCKNLKELCLCNCMGVTNEGFSKLENLKFLERLELYRTTIETSTLCSILKKNTQMRHLNLAGMHDRLNIDEVAVELGNSCPYLESVDFWKAQTLTPYGVRALSHCTKLREVDFGWCGGMGAPGDSLRALLFSCRYLEKVFLAALRGLTDRDLEPLLLCQRLQQLDLLGARSLTPDICYGILLFCPKLEMIDLSFCEGINDFIVQEWRQQYPHVSIKRSFQVTNSNMI, encoded by the exons ATGATATCACATGACGAGATAAAAGTTGAAGTAGTTCCGATAGATGGAGAAAAAATtggaggaaaagaagaaactgttGTTTTTGTTGAACAGTTTGTTAAAGACGTGTGTGATTTTAGTTCCCAGTATGGAAGTAATATTAGTATTTCCTATACAGCCTATAATATTGCTGGGAATCCAAGTAAATTTCCTGATTATGGAGATTTTCCACAAGCTTTTGTTATG aGAACATATGGACAATGGTGGGACAGAGCACCTTCAAGATTAATGGATTATATGCCACAGAATAACATAGACGTTACAAGTCAGGATTATATAG aTCTAGAATATTATCAAGAGGTATATCCAATTAGAGTATCAATATATGAAACTTACAATCCTGGAAGTGTAATTGGAATTTGGGCACAAAACTCTGAGGGCAAATGGTATCAATTATGGAATGGATTTCCTCAAGTTGTGCCACACAAGCCAAGAATATTTTCTCCATACTTGCAGCTATGTAATTTTAAGACAAAAATGATAAGACTGGAATTTAATCATAGTTTATTAGACTACTATACAGAGTTAGATGCTGTATTACTTATTGGTACATCAGAATTAATTGTACCTAATAATTTGCATAATCAAAATCTGAATGACCTTTCTAAAGAATTGGGTTACCTTAAACAAAGTGAtgatgatatttataatttaacaccaGATTATTTAAAGGCAAATCAGGATTTAACAGTTCTTAAAAAGACACTTTCTGAACACTGTAAGCTTTTCAAAAG CAAAGGAATAGATAATATATCCAAGGGCAAATTAGTATCTAAGATAGGACAACATTATCAGTCTGTTCCTCCTATAGAAGAAGCATTCAAAAGTttacaacaatttttacaagaaGATTTTCCAAAACTTATTAGAGATATTCATCATTCAATACCAAATACTTTAAACGAACAAGATAATTCTCTTAAAGAAAGATTTTCAGTAGCTTCAActgattttgaaaatcaacCATGTGGCACTTTCTCAGCACTTCCA GATGAGACGGTactaaaaattttgaagaatttagATTTAAGATCATTATGCTGTTTATGCAGAGTAAATAAACACTTTAACAATATTGCAAGAGATGCTTTGTTATATACAAGTCTTAATTTAAAACCTTACTGGCATTGTTTAGACACATCTGCATTAAATAGTTTAGCACCTAGGTGTCATTATTTACAGCAATTAGATCTTTCATGGTGtggaaattataatatgattaaatatcaagattttataaattttcttcacaTATCTGGCAGTGTTCTGACTCATTTAAGACTAAACTGTTGTCAATTCGTAAATGATGCtattatctttgaaatttcaaaactatGTAAGAATTTGAAAg aactATGTTTATGTAACTGTATGGGTGTAACGAACGAAGGATTTTCGAAACTCGAAAACTTGAAGTTCCTTGAACGTTTGGAGCTTTACAGAACAACTATTGAGACATCTACATTATGTTCTATTTTAAAGAAGAATACTCAAATGCGACATTTAAATTTGGCAGGAATGCATGATCGCTTAAATATAGACGAAGTTGCCGTTGAATTAGGAAATTCTTGTCCATATTTGGAAAGCGTAGACTTTTGGAAAGCACAAACTTTAACTCCATATGGAGTTAGAGCTTTGTCTCACTGTACTAAACTTCGAGAAGTGGATTTTGGATGGTG TGGTGGAATGGGCGCTCCTGGTGACTCTCTACGAGCATTATTGTTTTCCTGTCGTTATttagaaaaagtatttttagcAGCACTTAGAGGATTAACAGATCGCGACTTGGAGCCACTTTTATTATGTCAACGACTGCAACAACTAGACCTATTAggggctcgttctcttactcCTGATATATGTTAtggaattttattgttttgtcCAAAATTAGAAATGATTGATCTTAGTTTCTGTGAAGGTATTAATGATTTTATAGTGCAGGAATGGCGTCAGCAATATCCTCATGTTTCTATTAAAAGAAGTTTTCAAGTAACCAACTctaatatgatataa
- the LOC132914479 gene encoding F-box/LRR-repeat protein 4 isoform X2 gives MKHGNKLQYFLYYQDLEYYQEVYPIRVSIYETYNPGSVIGIWAQNSEGKWYQLWNGFPQVVPHKPRIFSPYLQLCNFKTKMIRLEFNHSLLDYYTELDAVLLIGTSELIVPNNLHNQNLNDLSKELGYLKQSDDDIYNLTPDYLKANQDLTVLKKTLSEHCKLFKSKGIDNISKGKLVSKIGQHYQSVPPIEEAFKSLQQFLQEDFPKLIRDIHHSIPNTLNEQDNSLKERFSVASTDFENQPCGTFSALPDETVLKILKNLDLRSLCCLCRVNKHFNNIARDALLYTSLNLKPYWHCLDTSALNSLAPRCHYLQQLDLSWCGNYNMIKYQDFINFLHISGSVLTHLRLNCCQFVNDAIIFEISKLCKNLKELCLCNCMGVTNEGFSKLENLKFLERLELYRTTIETSTLCSILKKNTQMRHLNLAGMHDRLNIDEVAVELGNSCPYLESVDFWKAQTLTPYGVRALSHCTKLREVDFGWCGGMGAPGDSLRALLFSCRYLEKVFLAALRGLTDRDLEPLLLCQRLQQLDLLGARSLTPDICYGILLFCPKLEMIDLSFCEGINDFIVQEWRQQYPHVSIKRSFQVTNSNMI, from the exons ATGAAAcatggaaataaattacaatattttttatattatcaagaTCTAGAATATTATCAAGAGGTATATCCAATTAGAGTATCAATATATGAAACTTACAATCCTGGAAGTGTAATTGGAATTTGGGCACAAAACTCTGAGGGCAAATGGTATCAATTATGGAATGGATTTCCTCAAGTTGTGCCACACAAGCCAAGAATATTTTCTCCATACTTGCAGCTATGTAATTTTAAGACAAAAATGATAAGACTGGAATTTAATCATAGTTTATTAGACTACTATACAGAGTTAGATGCTGTATTACTTATTGGTACATCAGAATTAATTGTACCTAATAATTTGCATAATCAAAATCTGAATGACCTTTCTAAAGAATTGGGTTACCTTAAACAAAGTGAtgatgatatttataatttaacaccaGATTATTTAAAGGCAAATCAGGATTTAACAGTTCTTAAAAAGACACTTTCTGAACACTGTAAGCTTTTCAAAAG CAAAGGAATAGATAATATATCCAAGGGCAAATTAGTATCTAAGATAGGACAACATTATCAGTCTGTTCCTCCTATAGAAGAAGCATTCAAAAGTttacaacaatttttacaagaaGATTTTCCAAAACTTATTAGAGATATTCATCATTCAATACCAAATACTTTAAACGAACAAGATAATTCTCTTAAAGAAAGATTTTCAGTAGCTTCAActgattttgaaaatcaacCATGTGGCACTTTCTCAGCACTTCCA GATGAGACGGTactaaaaattttgaagaatttagATTTAAGATCATTATGCTGTTTATGCAGAGTAAATAAACACTTTAACAATATTGCAAGAGATGCTTTGTTATATACAAGTCTTAATTTAAAACCTTACTGGCATTGTTTAGACACATCTGCATTAAATAGTTTAGCACCTAGGTGTCATTATTTACAGCAATTAGATCTTTCATGGTGtggaaattataatatgattaaatatcaagattttataaattttcttcacaTATCTGGCAGTGTTCTGACTCATTTAAGACTAAACTGTTGTCAATTCGTAAATGATGCtattatctttgaaatttcaaaactatGTAAGAATTTGAAAg aactATGTTTATGTAACTGTATGGGTGTAACGAACGAAGGATTTTCGAAACTCGAAAACTTGAAGTTCCTTGAACGTTTGGAGCTTTACAGAACAACTATTGAGACATCTACATTATGTTCTATTTTAAAGAAGAATACTCAAATGCGACATTTAAATTTGGCAGGAATGCATGATCGCTTAAATATAGACGAAGTTGCCGTTGAATTAGGAAATTCTTGTCCATATTTGGAAAGCGTAGACTTTTGGAAAGCACAAACTTTAACTCCATATGGAGTTAGAGCTTTGTCTCACTGTACTAAACTTCGAGAAGTGGATTTTGGATGGTG TGGTGGAATGGGCGCTCCTGGTGACTCTCTACGAGCATTATTGTTTTCCTGTCGTTATttagaaaaagtatttttagcAGCACTTAGAGGATTAACAGATCGCGACTTGGAGCCACTTTTATTATGTCAACGACTGCAACAACTAGACCTATTAggggctcgttctcttactcCTGATATATGTTAtggaattttattgttttgtcCAAAATTAGAAATGATTGATCTTAGTTTCTGTGAAGGTATTAATGATTTTATAGTGCAGGAATGGCGTCAGCAATATCCTCATGTTTCTATTAAAAGAAGTTTTCAAGTAACCAACTctaatatgatataa